One Cardiocondyla obscurior isolate alpha-2009 linkage group LG02, Cobs3.1, whole genome shotgun sequence genomic window, tacaagcgtttagtcttaaataaaaaaaaacagtgattttatataggtaataatgttatgaagattgcatgagaagcgcaaatttgtaggcgccGTTATACACATGTGCTGAAAAAAATACTAAGCAAAAATTTGTAGACGCCACATGTATGTCACTTATCACAATATGCACGTGCAAAACtgctaacattaaaaaaaatataaaattaccagGCGACTTCCAGTGTTTTATGTGTTCTCCATCGTTATGAAGGTGCATACTTAAAATGCTGACATAATCGCTATGAATTCATTGaacttacttaaaaatgtaaacgtagcAGTTTGTCATATACCACATATAAAACTGTGGAGCATACAtcacattttatcatttaacgTATTGAAATCTCGAGAACAAAATGGATCGACGAGAGCAACAGTTGACAGCGCAAGCAGATCGATTGACTTTAGAAGAATTTAATGCATGGAATCAGCAATGTGAAgaatatatcgaattattgGAGGACCAGGGGCGAAATAAACGTGCAAGATTATCAATCGGTGCGAAGCAATCACTAGTTGCATGTATTGCACGTATCAAAAGTTTAAGAGATTTAACAAAACAACGTTTCATTCATGTGGGTGCtggacataatacaaaaaataaaggactTCGATGGCGTAAAATTGACACAGCTTTTGAAAGCCGCATATTAACTGGtgtggtaattaattcaaactataTCGAACCTCACAAATTTCTGGAAGATGCGCGAAacattgtattaaaacatgtgcaaaatgttatgcataaacataacaatataaaaattaatgttgtatttaatggtgaatttgtagctaacaataaaactgcaaataaaagtgtGTGCACAAAAAACTGTGAACTCTTTCGTTCAAGTGATCTACAAGAGTGGTACGAGTCACGCATTATCGAGCCTATTCTCACATCCTTGGATGAATTTCAAGAACGTGACAGCGGGTGGGCACTGtcgcgtatacataatttgatgataaatgtaaataaacacAATCCATTACATGCTGGTTGCCATGTAATATTACcacaggaaattaaaatgaaaagagctgtgataaatatacaatCTGCTGACAATGCATGTTTCGCATGGTCAGTGGTAGCCGCTCTATACCCAGCCGAGAAACATGTGGATCGAATAATATCATATCCACATTATGCAACAGTGTTAAATCTTGAAGGTATTGAGTTTCCAATAACTATgaaacatgttaaaaaatttgaaaatcttaataatatttccatcaacatatatacgattgagaagaaaaaaattctaccaatACAACTCACAGATAAAGTACGAGAGAGACACATTCATTTGTTGTACACACAGCGAGATAATAATGTTGGACATTTTTcactgataaaaaatttatcacgtcttATAAGTTCACAACTTAGTAAAACAAAgagtaagaaatttttttgtgatcggtaagtataaaatgtaagtaaaaaatgtttttttcttttatacaataaaaaatttttaatgcatttatattctttattccagatgcttacattactttagttcgagtgaaagattaatggtacacagcgtagattgtggaaaaattaatgagtgcg contains:
- the LOC139113091 gene encoding uncharacterized protein, whose translation is MDRREQQLTAQADRLTLEEFNAWNQQCEEYIELLEDQGRNKRARLSIGAKQSLVACIARIKSLRDLTKQRFIHVGAGHNTKNKGLRWRKIDTAFESRILTGVVINSNYIEPHKFLEDARNIVLKHVQNVMHKHNNIKINVVFNGEFVANNKTANKSVCTKNCELFRSSDLQEWYESRIIEPILTSLDEFQERDSGWALSRIHNLMINVNKHNPLHAGCHVILPQEIKMKRAVINIQSADNACFAWSVVAALYPAEKHVDRIISYPHYATVLNLEGIEFPITMKHVKKFENLNNISINIYTIEKKKILPIQLTDKVRERHIHLLYTQRDNNVGHFSLIKNLSRLISSQLSKTKSKKFFCDR